CCGATCATCGGATCTTTCCTTACCGATCCCGAGGTGAAGGGGAGCGGACCGGATCATCTGGTGAAGAAAAACACCCCGCTTTCCGCAATGGACTTTTCCGGTCGGAGGTTTTTCACGTGCAATGGAAGGGCGATCCTTCAAACACTAGCTAAGCCGGAGTTTGACATTTTCTCAATATCTTTGATACCGTCGGATTTATGTAGGAAATCATCCTACGCCCGGATAGTACGGAGATTGTACTATCTCCGGAGATGAACATCCGAGGTAGCTCAGATGGAATATGATGGAAAGAACGATAGTTTGGGGGATCTCGCCGGCGTCATCCTCAGGACCGTGCCGCTCCTCTTCAGGAGGGTGATCAGGAAGGATGAGCTGCTGGATGGAAGCCCCGCAGCGTACCCGAAGATCGGCGTGCTCGTAGTCCTCAAGAACGAAGGACCTCTGCCCCTCTCCGTGATCGCCGAGAGACTATCGTGTTCTCGCCAGAACCTCACGACCCTCACGGACCGCCTGGAGGCCGAAGGCCTGGTGAAGCGCTCACCCGGTATCAAGGACCGGAGGGTCGTGAACCTGGATCTAACCGAGGCCGGAAGACAGTGTATCAAGAACACGGGAGAGCGGATGAGGCAGAGACTGATCAAGGAGCTTGAGAACATGGAGGACTCGGACATCGAAGACCTGCGAAGCTCCTTCGAGATCATCGAGAGGACCTTCCTTAAGGTCGCCGCCCACAGCGGACCGGACGACCATTGCTCTCTTGGATCGAGGTGATAATATGACTGATGATTCGATGAAACCGGGGTACGAGTGGACCGTGCTCTCGGTAACCACGATAGGTATCCTTATGTCGGTGATGCAGAGCTCCGCTTTGCTCATCGCCCTGCCCGATATGATGAGCGCGCTGCACATGGGCATGTTCACGGTGATGTGGGTGCTGCTCGTCTACATGCTGATCACCACCGCCATGGTCCCCTTATTCGGCCGCTTGGCTGATATGTTCGGGAGGAAGAACCTGTACGTATTGGGCTTCGGGGTGTTCACCCTTGGTTCGTTGCTCTGCGTTTTCGCCAGCCCGGCGAACCAGGGAATGGACCTCATCGTATACCGTATCGTACAGGCGCTGGGTGGGGCCCTGGTGACGGCGAACGGTACACCGATGGTCGCTGATGCGTTCAAGGCCAACCGCCTCGGCCTGGGCCTGGGGATCAACGGGATCGCGGCTGGCGCGGGCATGGTGATGGGGCCGGTGGTCGGTGGGATCCTCGCGCCCTATGGCTGGGAGTGGATCTTCCTGTACAACGTCCCCTTCGGGATTCTGGGGACCGTCTGGGCCTATGTGAGGCTGAAGGAACCGGCCAATGTTCCGAAGACTCCGGGCTTTGACTGGTGGGGCTGTGCGACCTTCATCGTCGGGATGTCCTCCCTTCTCCTGGCCGTTTCTCTGTACTCGTTCCCCATGGGCCTGAGCATGGACACCATCTACGCTCTGTTCGTCATCGGTGCCGTTGGGATCGCGGCATTCATATGGGTCGAGCTCAGGGCAAAAACGCCGATGCTGGACCTCCACCTCTTCAAGAACCCTGACTTCGCCATAGGTTGCACTACCAGCATGCTCAATGGACTGACCAGGGGGGCGATGCTCTTCCTGCTGATCTTCTTCCTGCAAGGCCCCTATGGGCAGGATCCGCTTACCGCGGGGTTGAGCCTCATCCCCATGGGTCTAGCCATGATCGTGATCGCTCCTCTCTCCGGCCGCGCGGCAGACCGGCAGGGGACCCGCCCCCTCATCGTCGGCGGGCTCGGTCTGATGGCCGTCAGCATGCTGGGCCTGGTCTTCATTGACCACAACACACCATTCTGGTGGCTGATGGTCCTCACCTTGGTCTCGGGCATCGCGGGCAGCGTGTTCATGTCCCCGAACAGCAAATCGGTGATGAACGCTGCTCCTCCCGAGAGGAGAGGCATCGCCTCGGGCACGAGGATGATGCTCATGAACGTGGGGTCCATGGTCAGCATGGCCGTCGCCATTCCCATGGTCATGACCGGCCTGTCGAACGAGGACATGACCGCCCTGTTCCTGTACGGAGGAGGCATCAGTTCCGAAGCTCTGGTAACGTTCGAGAACGGTCTGCATCAGGCATTCCTGCTCTTCCTCATCATCTCGCTGATAACCTTCGGCATCTCCCTGCTTAAGTTCAAGCCGGCGAAAGTGGTCGTCGAGGACGGGAACGGAAGAGAACGGGCGAGGAGCAATTAGGAGGGGTGAAAGATGATTCCATACCATAGGATAATCATAGCCACCGACGGGACCGACAAGACCACGCCAGCGGTCCAGTACGGCCTGGGCGTGGCCAAGGCCATGGGCGCGGAGGTCACCGCCATGTGCGTGATTGATGAGAGCCCGTACGAGAACGTGGCGAACGTTACCGTATCAGAGGTCGAATCTATTAGATATCGTAGCAGTGCGGGGGCGGTGGAGGCCGTCATGGCCCAGGGTCGAGCCCATGGCATAAAGATGAGGGCGCTGATGACCAGCGGCACTCCGTCAGCCGAGATCGTCCGAGCGTCATCCGACCATGATCTTATCGTCATGGGAACGGAGGGGCGCATGGGCGTATCGCACCTTCTGCTAGGCAGCGTGGCCGAGAAGGTGGTCCGATACGCCCCGACCCCGATCCTGGTCGTTCACAGCGGAATGCGTATCGGGGGCGACCTGCCCATGGTGCGGAAGCTACTGATACCGACCGACGGGAGCGAGAACACCAGGCCGGCTATCGCTCAGGGACTGGCATTGGCCAAGCTCCTGGGTGCCGAGGTCACGGCATTGAGCGTCGCCGATCCCGGAGCGGAGAACCACTCCAGGCTCCAGGAGGGGAGCCAGCGGCTAACGGAGAATGATTGCCATGAGGCGGTAGACTACATCAAGGACTTGGGCCGGGACCTAGGCGCAATCATCGTCCATGAGGCGGTCGTCACCGGTATCCCTTCCGAAGAGATAGTGAAAGCATCGTCCGAGCACGATCTCGTCGTCATGGGTACCGTAGGACGAACGGGGCTCGCACACATCCGCCTGGGGAGCGTGGCCGAGAGGACCGTTCGTCAGGCCAGATGTCCCGTGCTCGTGGTAAGAGCAATGGCACCCTGATGGCACTCTGATCGATGCTCCCCTTCCATCTCGTGCCATCGGGAGGGACATTCGCCGTTCCAATATGAACGGCCTCCGATATTCATGGACGTCGCACGACACACTGAGGACTTGCGCATCCAAGGGGGGCCATGGGCCTATTGCTTGCTGAATAGCATGTGCATGAGGTCCTCGGGCTTGACCATGTGGCTGTGGTTGTCGGCACCCGCGGTGATCTCCACCCACTTGATCTCCCCGTTGAACACCGTGCGCTGCAGATCCACACCTAGGACCGAGGTGCCAGTCTCGCAGCCGATATCCAGGCCTTCGGTGGCTGAGAATATCATCGGCTGAGTGGCCTCGACCCTTCCTCCGCCGGCCTTGTCCCCATCGTAGTAGATAGTGACCGTCCCTCCCTTGGCCAATCCCCCGCCGTCGTAAGCGAACTCAGCCCTCACCTGGTGCTCACCGGAAGAGAGCGCCCGGTCAGCTCTCACCGTGAACAGCTTGACCCCGAACAAGTTGTAGACGAACACCGCGGTGCCGGCCTCCATGAGGAGGGCCCACCCGCCGATCTTGCCACCCTGAGCAATGATCGTGCCCTCCGCCTGGCCCTCGGGAACGACGATCTGAGATGTGACCTGGAAGGATCGGTTCTTCATCGTAAGGACCGTCGCTTCGGTGATGCGCTTCATTCCTGGGAAGAACACCTGCCGATCTCCCTTAACGAAAGCCGGCCGACCAGCCATCTCCGGAATGATCCTTTCCACCACACGGTCATCAAGGGGAATGACGTTGTACTTGGTGGCCTCGATCAGGAACTGACGCTGCAGCTTGTGCAGGATCTCCGGCCTCTCCTTGGACAGATCATGGGCCTGGGTAAAGTCCGTTCGGCCATCGTAAAGTTCCCACACGTCATCGTTAAAAGGTACCTGCTTCGCACCCGCCTCCAGCTTCCAAGGCGTGCGGTGCTTGGTGCAGGCGCTCCATCCCTTGTAATAAATCCCACGGTTGCCGAACATCTCGAAGTACTGCACGTCGTGGCGTTCCGGCTCCTCCGGTAAGTTGAACGAGTACATCATGCTCACCCCCTCGTATGGACTCTGGGTCACTCCGTGGACCATGATCGGCTCCGGTATCCCCGCCGCCTCCAGGATCGTAGGCGCGACATCGATGATGTGGCAGAACTGGGAGCGCAGGCCGCCCCTCTCCCGAATGTATTCTGGCCAGTGGACGATCGTTCCGTTCCTCGTGCCTCCCCAGTGTGAGGCCACCTGCTTCGTCCACTGGTACGGCGAGTCCATGGCCCAGGCCCAACCAACAGCGTAGTGGTTGTAAGCCTCGGTTCCGCCCCATTTCTCCAGGTTGGAGATCAGAAACTCCGGGGTCTCGATGATCTCCCCCATTCCGTTAAGGGGGATGAACTCGTTGAACGTCCCTCTCAACGTCCCTTCAGCCGACGCGCCGTTGTCACCGATGATGACGAAGATCAGGGTGTCGTCAAGAATGCCCAGTTGCTCGATCGCATCGATCAATCTGCCGACATGATGGTCGGTATGGGACAGGAAGGCGGCGTAGGTCTCCATCTGTCGCTCCAGCACCGGCCTCAGCTCGGCCGGCATCTCGTCCCAGGCGGGGATCTCCGGCGGCCTCTTGGTCAGCTCGGCCTCCGGCGGAATGACTCCCAGCCGCTTCTGTTCCTCGAAAGTCAGTTCGCGCTGCCGGTCCCAGCCGTGAGCGAACTTGCCCTTGTACCGTTCGATCCACTCCTTCGGCACGTGGTGAGGAGCGTGGGTCGCGCCAGGAGCGAAGTACACGAAGAAGGGCTTTTCCGGAGCGAGGGACTTTTGAGAGCGCATCCAGTTAATGGCATGGTCGGCCAGATCTTCCGTGAGATGGTAACCCTCTTCGGGAGTCTTGGGCGGCTCGACCGGAGTGGTGCCCTCATAGAGGGATGGGTACCACTGGTTGTCCTCTCCTCCGATGAAGCCGTAATAATATTCGAACCCGGAGCCGGTTGGCCACATGTCAAATGGGCCGACCTGGCTGTTTTGGAATACCGGCACCTCATGACACTTGCCGAACTGCGCGGTGTTATAGCCGTTCAACTTGAGAGTCTCGGGAAGTGTGGCCTTGTTGTTCGGACGAAGAGAGGTCATACCAGGGGCCGAGGTCGCGATCTCGGTGACGCTCCCCATGTTGACCGAGTGGTGGTTCCTGCCGGTCAACAGGGCTGCCCGGGTGGGGGCGCAGAGGGCAGTAGTGTGGAAACGGTCGTAACGCAGGCCCCCCTGGGCCAACTTCTCGAAGTTCGGCGTTTCACACGGCCCCCCGAACACGCTGGAAGAGCCGAAGCCGGCATCATCGAGCAGAACGATGAGAATATTGGGCGCGCCCTCGGGCGGCGTCAACGGCTCGATGGGCGGAAACCGGTTGTCTGGGTCCCTTGCATCGATGGTGGTCAAGTTGAACTTAACCTGATCGGGGATCGGCAGTATCACACGGGATTGTTGGTTTGGTCCATTGGGCAATTTTCACACCCCTCGCTTGCTTTCTCATTGATTAGAACAAGACGTGTCAGGTCCAGGAATATAAGAATTGCACTCCACACCGGAGACCATCGGCGTGAGCGGAGGATCCGCTCGCTCAACGAAGACATTAAGTGAGTGGTGGTTCGGTCAGGAGCGGCTGGCGGGATGTCCGAAGGGTCGGGCCCCGCCGCCCTTGCTCGCGAAGGCCATGACCGTGCTCGCGGGCCGACCGGCTGAGACTTCCCGAGCCATGTATCTCATCCCTGGATCGATGTGTCGGTAGAACTTTAAGAGACCGGAACAGAGGTAGCTCAGGCCTGGTTGCCCGTCCGGGGCAACCAAGAATCGGTTCTTCGGGCAATCCCCATGACAGACGAAGAGCGCCTCACATTTCCGACATTGTCCAGTGAGCCGGTCCCATTTGTCCCGACCGAACCTGACCTGACTCTCTTGGTTGGCCAGGTCGGAGAGTTCAACGTCCTCAATGCTTCCCAGCAGATACTCTGGGTAGACGAAATGATCGCAGGTGTATACCTTGCCGTCGTGCTCCAGGGCCAGGGCCCTGCCGCAGTGTCTAGCCATCGTACAGAGCGTCGGCGGCAGTCCCATCCATGCTGCCAAAGCCATCTCGAAGGTGAGGATAAAGACTCGGCCGACGTCAGTACTGATCCAGCGGTCGAAGATGGAACAGAGGAAATCACCGAAATCGTCTGGATCGACGGACCACCCGGTAACGAAGGACGAATGAGCCTTTGGCCGAGCCTCCGGGCTGCCCAAAACGGGAAGGGGGCCGCTCCAGGCCAGAGGCGGTTCGGTGCGATAGGTCTGGGGCTCAACGCATGGTATGAATTGCATGTTCCTCGATCCTACGATATTGCGGAGAAAATTGTAGACCTGCAGCGGGCGCTTCGAGTTAAGATCGTGAACGACGGTCAGGGTGTTGAACTCCACGCCGTGCTTACGCAGGAGCTTGGAGGCCAAGAGCGTCTGGTCGAAGGTGGATATTCCCTCCCTCCCCAGACGATAGGCGTCGTTCAGTTCTCGTGGCCCGTCTATGCTCAGGCCAACGAGGAAATTGTTCCGGCGCAGGAAGGCACACCACCTCTCATCGACCACTGTGCCATTGGTCTGGATACTGTTGGTGACCCGCTTGCCCGGCGGACAGTGCTTCCTCTGGACCTCCACCACCTTCTCGAAGAAATCGAGGCCCATCAGGGTCGGCTCACCGCCCTGCCAGGAGAACTCGATCACCTCCCCCTCTTGAGATCTCAGGTACTGCTCTACGAACCGTTCCAGAGTGTGGTCGGACATCCTCCACTCCACGTCCTGGGCTGACCGGTCCCAGTTGTGCAGGTAATAGCAATAATCGCACCGCAGGTTGCAGACCGGGCCGATCGGCTTGGCCATCACATGGAACCGGTTCACTGCCCCCAACATCGGTTCGCCCGGGGTTTACTCGGACCCCTCACTAGATAACTCTTGTTAGCCTGTTTCGCCTTCAGCGGGCCGTCCCGAGATATGATGATCGCACGATCGTCCTGACCCATTGTGGCCATCGTATCTCGGCGTTGATCAAAAAATTGAGCGTGGGAGGGGACAAGCCCGCTCCCAGCCTCCCCACCGCCTGTCTCGGTGCCGGGAAAGGTATCCGGACCGGAACAACAAGGGGTCGAAACCCAGGTCCGTCACACCTTCGACACGTGGATGGGACGACTCAGTGTGTCATCGAGTCGATCGCGACTGCCGCGGCCAGTATGATTATGTCATCCTGACCCGGCTGGACATCTATGGTGTAGGTATCCCTCACCCGCACCCATTTCTTGCTGACCTCGGCGATGACCCGCCCATTCTGTTCGAAGTTATACTCATGGTCCACTATGTTACCCTTGATCTCGGCCTCCCCGCTGGGCATGCTGAGGGTGAACCGCTCACGCAGAGGTGTGATCATCGCCTTCTTTATCGTCGCATACGCCTGCCCGTTCCTCTCGATAGCCATGGTGTCCTTGATCGCCGCCTTGCGCTCCTGGACCGTGGCCAGCTCCCGGCCTTGCATGTCCTCGAACCTCAGGGTTTGTCGTACCCGCAGCGCCTTGCCATCCACCCGGAAGACTCTCTGCCCCATCCCGTTCTGGATGAAGAAGTCGTCCCCTATCGAGAACATCTGCTCCCGCATCATGTAGCGTTGCGGTCCACCCGCGGCCATCGCTCCCGGCATAGGCTGACCCGGCTGCTGAGTGGGGGCCATCTTTTCCTCCCTAGCCTCCTGCCTGATCTCTCGTCTCCTTAGCATTTTCTCACTCCTGTGGAATACGTAAAAGATAAGCTCAACCCGTCGATACTTAATGGTTGGCCAACAGGCGACCTCTCTCCCATTGTCCCTCAAAAAGGAGGATAGTCCACAGGGACGGAATATCGGTGAGGGTGTTCGGGCGATCATTCAATTGTTTAGCGTCCACTTTTTCAACAGCAATCTTAGGAAATATGCTAGCGCCGTGAGGAACGGCGCAGTAGGCAGTATACGATAAGTGGTGTCATCACCAGGGCGAGAACAAGCATGTCGTACCTGTCCACGACCTCTATCGTCGATTCCCAAGACGGTCCGGCCATCAGACCCAGGGTCGCTAGGACCAAGCAGAAGGGCAGAGAGCCGAGAAAAGATAGAGCGGCGAACCTCTCCACGCTCATTTTGATTATGCCTGCGGGAAAGGGGATGAGATCCCTGGCCACCGGCAACAGCTGGCTGATGAATACTGCCCATCCGCCGTACCGGGCGAACCATCTGCCGGCAGAGGCCATCTTCGCCTCTCCCAGACCCAGATATCGACCGTAGCGGTCCAGGAAGGGACGCCCGCCCCACCGTCCGAGCGCGTACATGAGTAGCGAGCCGCACATGCTGCCCAGAGCACCGACCACGGTCACCAGGGCGATATCGAACCGCCCCTCATAGCTGAGATAACCGGCAAAGCCCAGGACGACTGCACTGGGGACCGGCAGGATGGTAGCGTCCAACGCCATCAGCAGAGCCAACCCCGGGTAGCCGATGGAGGCGATGAGGTCCTTGATGAAGTATGCACTAGGCTCGACGAAGGTCATGGAGCCTTGTCCTTCGGCCGCCTACCCCTCCGCCCGAACGATCCTGTAGACGCGTCCAGAGCGGCCCTCAGGACCTTCGCTATCCGAGCACAGAACATAGATCTCGTGGTCATTGTCCTGTCCAAAGGACAGAAGGTACTCTCCCAGCTTCCCTCCCTTGCGGTCCACCGATAGCTCGTCCATCACCCACTTGCCAGCTCCGTCCTCGGAAGGTGAGGCGATGTAGATTCGACCGTCCGGTTTACCGCTCGTGCCGCTGAAGTCGCCAAATACGTACCTGCCCCTGAGGAACGGTATCTTGTCGCCCCTGTAGACGTATCCGCCGATGACCACCGAACCGATGCCCCCCGTGCGGTTGGCGAGGTTGGGGTAATCGACGATGGGGTCGATGAGCCTCACCGGGACCGGCTCGGTGACCACGATGTCAGCCTTGTTATCCTGGGGGTCGAAGTAGTGCCTCCCCTCCTTAATATTCCACCCGTAGTTGCCGCCCTTCTCAATTATGTCTACCTCTTCCCACCTGACCTGCCCGGCATCACCGGCGAACAGCTGGTGTTCGCCCTCGGCGTCGAAGGCGATGTGGTAAGGATTCCGCAGACCATAGGCGTAGATCTCCGGCAGGCCTCCGCCGTCGACGAAGGGGTTGTCGCTAGGTATGCCGTACTCCTTCCCCTCGCTTCTGCCATCAACATCGATGCGCAGGATCTTGCCCAGCATGGTCATGGTATCCTGACCGTTCCCAATCTGAGGGTTGTGCCCCTCCCCTCGATCATTCGCTCCTCCGCCATCGCCTAACGGCACATACAGGTACCCGTCCGGCCCGAAGGCGATGTGCCCGCCGTTGTGGTTCATCTGCGGTTTGTCGATGGTCAAGAGCGAGCGCTCGGAACCTGGGTCGACCCCCCTAGGGTTCCCTGGCGAGGCCCTATACTCCACCAGATGATTGGTACAGTTCCAGCCAGGAGGGCCGCCGTCTCTCAGTGGAGCGCTATAGAATACGAAGAACCGCCCGTTGGTCCTATATTCAGGATGGAACGTTAATCCCAGCAGGCCCCGTTCATCGTAGCCGGGGTCGAGGTCCACGATTCGGTCAGATATGTCCAGGAAAGGTTCTGGCATCTCCCCTTCGCCGTAGTCCAGGACAAATATCTTTCCGATCTGATCGACGATGTAAAGCTCGTTCCGTCCTGGAGCGCACGTCAGGAACACCGGGTTTGCGAAGCCTTCGGCGACAAATTCCAGACCTATCCTTGCCCGGACCATTGCCGGCTTCCAGGCACTCACCGATTTCCGAATCATTCTCGTCTGCTGACCCAATTCCGTCACCGCTTGCGACGTGGACGGGGGTTGGATAAAAACGTTGCACGCCAAGGGCTCCCTGGCCGGGGCAAACGTAGATAAATGCTGACCTGGGATGTTCAACCGGGTGCCGATATGTCCAAGACGGAAGAGTACCGCTCGAGGTGCAATTGCCCTCCCTGTCCCACCCACGCGCAATGCGCGAAGGAGGCGGGGGAACTGGCGTTCTGTGTCAGCAAGAAGAGTTCATGCATAAAAGAGATGAGAGTGTGCTTCTGCCCCGATTGTCCGGTACATAAGGAGCTGGGGCTCAAGTTCATGTACTACTGCATACGCGGCAACGAGGAAGATCAGAAGCGCAAGGGCCCCGAGAGATAGGGCGCCCCCTGACATCACGGGTGATGACCATCGACCCTCTCGACAGCTGGTGGGTCTTTCCGGGGTTCAAGCTCGAACTCCTGGCTACCGGCCTGCACAAACCGACCAATGTCGCTACGGTCCCGAACCCCGGCCGCAACGACGACGATCCTATCCTGTACGTGAGCATGCTCTATGGCCAGATAAAAGTGATCACTAGAGGCTGCCACGTCCTTACGTACGCCGACGATCTACTGAACTACCCGCCTGACTTCATCCTCCCCGGTCCGGGGGAGTCTGGGGTCACTGGCATCCAGGTCGAGCCGGGATCAGGCGATGTGTTCGCCTCCATGCTCTACCAGGATGGTGATGGGTTCAAGGGCAAGGTTATGAGGATGAGGGGGAAGCTACAGGCCGAGCGCATCGATACGGTGCTCAACGACATACCCTCGATACGAGGCGCTCACCAGATCCAAGCGATCACCTTCGGCTTTGATCACAAGATGTATGTCACCACCGGCGACGGGCTTACTACCCCGGAGACGGCACAGAGAGATGATGATCTCAGGGGCAAGGTATTGCGCTACGACCTCGATGGCGGCATCCCTTCCGACAATCCACACAAGGAGAGCCCAGTGTATGCCAAGGGGTTCAGGAATCCCTTCGGAGCGACCTGGCGCAGGAGCGATCACGCGCTGTACATAACCGACAATGGGCATCGCACCGACGATCGGATCGCCAAGGTGGTGCCCGGTGGGAACTACGGTTGGTCCCCCAACATGCGTAAGAACTCGCTGTTCTGGTGGCACTTTACCCAAGCCCCCACCGCTCTCGACTTCATGCAGGACGGTCAGTTCCCGGAAGAGTTCCACGATGAACTCTTCGTGGCTCTCGCCGGACCGGCGCGGTACAGATCGCCATCGCGGAAAGGCAAGAGCATAGTCAAGATGCGCCTGAACGACGGGGCCACCGGCGTCAGGTCTTACGACGACTTCTTGGTGTACATCGGCCGTGGGTTGGGGATGCCCGTCGGGCTTTCTTTTGGTCCGGGAGGCCTGTACTTCACAGATCTCCATGGAGAGGGAGACACCTACGGACAGAGGCCTGGAGGCAACGTATTCAGGGTCGTGCCCATCGATGGCTGGAGGTGGTTCTGATGGCCGCTGAGAGCAAAGAATGTCCTATGCGCGTCAAGGGAGCCAGACTGCCCGACCTGGAGGGGAATGCGAAAAAGTGCGCCTGCCCCAGCTGTCCCACCTTCAACGAGTGCATGATCGGGAACGGGGAAAGGCTCTACTGCGCCAGGGGCTCCACCCACTGTCCCCTCAACCGCTTGGGCTGTGTGTGCGGGGAGTGTGATGTGGCCATCGAGTATGGGCTTTCGTCCAACTACTACTGCGACGGCGGGCCGGCGAAGTTCTGATACTTCATTCACCTCCTTGCTGGTGCCTTCCCCCTGGTAGCGCGGACGGGGTCCCGAGCCCAGATGAGCAGGAGGCTGGACGCCGATATTAGCCCGCCCGCGGCTAAGAAAGGGGCCACTCCGATGGTGCTGGAGCCCGGGGCCAGGAGCGCGGTGAGAAGGATGGGGCCGATGATGGAACCAAGATCCCCCATCGTCCGGAACAGTCCCATGGACGCCCCTAGGTCTTTCGGGGGCGAGACATCGGTCACCCAAGCGCCTATCGCTCCCGAAAGGCCCAGGGTCACGCCCATGGCGATCATGATGGCGGTGAACGCTAGCGTTCCTCCACTGAACGGCAGAGCAACGGCTAGGAGGCCTGATAGGAACAGACTGAAGAACAAAAACGGTCGGCGGCCGTACCGATCGCTCAGTGAGCCTGCTGGTAGGAGGGTGACGAAGTTGCCAAGCGAGAACAAGGTCAGGATGCCCCCGAAGGCAGCGGGGTTCAGTCCAAGGTTCCTCGCCGCGTAGATGGGGAGTATCGTGGCAATGAGCCCGATACGCAGTACGGAAATGGACAGAAGGCCTAGGTTGATGGAGCCGAGCGTATAGCTATGGAGGGACCGGGTCAGTTGATGCATGTCTAGATGCTCCTCCCGTCGGCGCTCGATGAGCCCCCTGTCGATTAGGCAGTAGATGATTAACATAGAAACCGCCACCAGCAGAGCATAGGCATAGAAAGGGGTGCCCAGCCCATAGCTCTGCCCGATGAGGCCTCCCAAGATGGGTCCGCTGGTCGACCCCAGGAACTGCAGACTGATGAATATGCTTAGATGCTGCCCCCTCTTAGAGGCGGGGCGGAGACGACTCACTCCAATGTACGAGGTAGTAAAGTACATCGCCGTCCCGACCCCCTGCAAGATAAGGCCGAACAACAGCATCCAGTAGTTCAGGGCGCTTGCCGAAATAATGGCGGAGAGGATGACCAGACCGAGACCGACCAGCATGAGCTGCTTCACGCCGACGCGGTCGGCAACGACCCCCGCCGGGATGTCGAGGAGAACCTTGGAGGCACCGACGCTGGCCACTAGTGATCCTACCATCGTCAGGGTGATGTTGAAGGTGAGCGCGTACAATGGGAGGATGGGCGTTATCATGCTGAATCCGAAGTTCACTAAGAAGCCTATTACCGAGAAGGTCAGGGTGGCGCTTAAGGACTGATCCATCCGCCACTATCTGCAAACAGATGCTATTTGTCACTGATTGAGCCCGAGGCTCGGGCCTAGCGGCCAGAGCATCGTGGCTCTCTCAAAGTTTTAGTTGGCGATAAATGATGTAGCCATGGTCGGACCTGATCGTCCACCCGTGATAAGGTGGATGCTCCTAGCAGCCATTCCATCTTGGAAATGATGAGGACGGGAGGTGGCAAACACCCCCTATCTTT
This genomic stretch from Methanomassiliicoccus sp. harbors:
- a CDS encoding MarR family transcriptional regulator, encoding MEYDGKNDSLGDLAGVILRTVPLLFRRVIRKDELLDGSPAAYPKIGVLVVLKNEGPLPLSVIAERLSCSRQNLTTLTDRLEAEGLVKRSPGIKDRRVVNLDLTEAGRQCIKNTGERMRQRLIKELENMEDSDIEDLRSSFEIIERTFLKVAAHSGPDDHCSLGSR
- a CDS encoding MFS transporter; translation: MTDDSMKPGYEWTVLSVTTIGILMSVMQSSALLIALPDMMSALHMGMFTVMWVLLVYMLITTAMVPLFGRLADMFGRKNLYVLGFGVFTLGSLLCVFASPANQGMDLIVYRIVQALGGALVTANGTPMVADAFKANRLGLGLGINGIAAGAGMVMGPVVGGILAPYGWEWIFLYNVPFGILGTVWAYVRLKEPANVPKTPGFDWWGCATFIVGMSSLLLAVSLYSFPMGLSMDTIYALFVIGAVGIAAFIWVELRAKTPMLDLHLFKNPDFAIGCTTSMLNGLTRGAMLFLLIFFLQGPYGQDPLTAGLSLIPMGLAMIVIAPLSGRAADRQGTRPLIVGGLGLMAVSMLGLVFIDHNTPFWWLMVLTLVSGIAGSVFMSPNSKSVMNAAPPERRGIASGTRMMLMNVGSMVSMAVAIPMVMTGLSNEDMTALFLYGGGISSEALVTFENGLHQAFLLFLIISLITFGISLLKFKPAKVVVEDGNGRERARSN
- a CDS encoding universal stress protein, with amino-acid sequence MIPYHRIIIATDGTDKTTPAVQYGLGVAKAMGAEVTAMCVIDESPYENVANVTVSEVESIRYRSSAGAVEAVMAQGRAHGIKMRALMTSGTPSAEIVRASSDHDLIVMGTEGRMGVSHLLLGSVAEKVVRYAPTPILVVHSGMRIGGDLPMVRKLLIPTDGSENTRPAIAQGLALAKLLGAEVTALSVADPGAENHSRLQEGSQRLTENDCHEAVDYIKDLGRDLGAIIVHEAVVTGIPSEEIVKASSEHDLVVMGTVGRTGLAHIRLGSVAERTVRQARCPVLVVRAMAP
- a CDS encoding arylsulfatase yields the protein MPNGPNQQSRVILPIPDQVKFNLTTIDARDPDNRFPPIEPLTPPEGAPNILIVLLDDAGFGSSSVFGGPCETPNFEKLAQGGLRYDRFHTTALCAPTRAALLTGRNHHSVNMGSVTEIATSAPGMTSLRPNNKATLPETLKLNGYNTAQFGKCHEVPVFQNSQVGPFDMWPTGSGFEYYYGFIGGEDNQWYPSLYEGTTPVEPPKTPEEGYHLTEDLADHAINWMRSQKSLAPEKPFFVYFAPGATHAPHHVPKEWIERYKGKFAHGWDRQRELTFEEQKRLGVIPPEAELTKRPPEIPAWDEMPAELRPVLERQMETYAAFLSHTDHHVGRLIDAIEQLGILDDTLIFVIIGDNGASAEGTLRGTFNEFIPLNGMGEIIETPEFLISNLEKWGGTEAYNHYAVGWAWAMDSPYQWTKQVASHWGGTRNGTIVHWPEYIRERGGLRSQFCHIIDVAPTILEAAGIPEPIMVHGVTQSPYEGVSMMYSFNLPEEPERHDVQYFEMFGNRGIYYKGWSACTKHRTPWKLEAGAKQVPFNDDVWELYDGRTDFTQAHDLSKERPEILHKLQRQFLIEATKYNVIPLDDRVVERIIPEMAGRPAFVKGDRQVFFPGMKRITEATVLTMKNRSFQVTSQIVVPEGQAEGTIIAQGGKIGGWALLMEAGTAVFVYNLFGVKLFTVRADRALSSGEHQVRAEFAYDGGGLAKGGTVTIYYDGDKAGGGRVEATQPMIFSATEGLDIGCETGTSVLGVDLQRTVFNGEIKWVEITAGADNHSHMVKPEDLMHMLFSKQ
- a CDS encoding anaerobic sulfatase maturase, with protein sequence MLGAVNRFHVMAKPIGPVCNLRCDYCYYLHNWDRSAQDVEWRMSDHTLERFVEQYLRSQEGEVIEFSWQGGEPTLMGLDFFEKVVEVQRKHCPPGKRVTNSIQTNGTVVDERWCAFLRRNNFLVGLSIDGPRELNDAYRLGREGISTFDQTLLASKLLRKHGVEFNTLTVVHDLNSKRPLQVYNFLRNIVGSRNMQFIPCVEPQTYRTEPPLAWSGPLPVLGSPEARPKAHSSFVTGWSVDPDDFGDFLCSIFDRWISTDVGRVFILTFEMALAAWMGLPPTLCTMARHCGRALALEHDGKVYTCDHFVYPEYLLGSIEDVELSDLANQESQVRFGRDKWDRLTGQCRKCEALFVCHGDCPKNRFLVAPDGQPGLSYLCSGLLKFYRHIDPGMRYMAREVSAGRPASTVMAFASKGGGARPFGHPASRS
- a CDS encoding LURP-one-related family protein, translated to MLRRREIRQEAREEKMAPTQQPGQPMPGAMAAGGPQRYMMREQMFSIGDDFFIQNGMGQRVFRVDGKALRVRQTLRFEDMQGRELATVQERKAAIKDTMAIERNGQAYATIKKAMITPLRERFTLSMPSGEAEIKGNIVDHEYNFEQNGRVIAEVSKKWVRVRDTYTIDVQPGQDDIIILAAAVAIDSMTH